The proteins below are encoded in one region of Sporosarcina sp. FSL K6-1508:
- the lgt gene encoding prolipoprotein diacylglyceryl transferase, whose product MFDLLAINPIAFSLGSLEVRWYGIIIALGIVLAFFVVQKEMVKRGMHPDFLTDLLIWAVPISIISARIYYVIFSWDFYKDHPGQIIQIWEGGIAIHGALIGAFITTYVYTKRRGISFWKTVDIAAAGLLIGQIIGRWGNFMNQEAHGGPVSEKFLETTIIPDWIMNQMTIEGVTYHPTFLYESMWNIVGLIIIILLRKVNLKRGEMFLFYLVWYSAGRFFIEGMRTDSLYVIGELRAAQLISVVTIIAAIAIFVVRRFVQKNDVNYQDK is encoded by the coding sequence ATGTTTGATTTACTGGCAATAAACCCTATCGCATTTTCGCTTGGATCACTTGAAGTCAGGTGGTACGGGATTATAATTGCGCTTGGAATTGTTCTTGCATTCTTTGTCGTTCAAAAGGAAATGGTGAAGCGTGGAATGCATCCGGACTTTTTGACGGATTTGCTCATTTGGGCTGTTCCAATCTCAATTATTAGTGCAAGAATCTATTATGTAATTTTCTCATGGGACTTTTATAAAGATCACCCAGGACAGATTATACAAATCTGGGAAGGCGGCATCGCGATTCATGGGGCATTGATTGGGGCCTTCATCACAACATATGTTTACACAAAACGCAGGGGGATTTCATTCTGGAAAACAGTTGATATTGCAGCAGCAGGGCTTTTAATCGGTCAGATTATCGGTCGCTGGGGCAATTTCATGAATCAGGAGGCACATGGCGGGCCTGTTTCTGAAAAGTTCCTTGAAACAACAATCATTCCGGATTGGATCATGAATCAGATGACGATTGAAGGCGTGACGTATCATCCGACATTCCTTTATGAATCGATGTGGAATATTGTAGGGCTGATCATAATTATTTTGTTGCGTAAGGTGAACTTGAAGCGCGGCGAAATGTTTCTTTTTTACCTTGTCTGGTATTCAGCAGGGCGCTTCTTCATCGAGGGGATGCGAACGGATAGCTTATATGTTATCGGTGAACTTCGAGCGGCTCAACTCATATCGGTCGTGACTATCATTGCGGCGATAGCGATATTCGTAGTGAGAAGGTTTGTACAGAAAAACGATGTGAACTATCAAGATAAATAA
- a CDS encoding nucleoside recognition domain-containing protein — protein MGTLQNGLKAGLRTTWTLGKIIFPITVLVVILQHTPVLPWLIKLVAPFMGLFGLSGEAAIPLVLGNALNLYAGIAGILSLELTVKEVFIIAVMLSFSHNLFIETGVALKVGVKLWIVLLVRFGLAAMSGIVINLMWKGGGETAHYGMAPKITDIPDGWLEIGLLGVQKASFGVLQLALIVIPLMIIVQILKDRNYLQKFSEKLAPFTKVIGVQSNTSMTLVAGLVIGLAYGAGVMIQAVQEDGVSKKDATLAFIFLVACHAVIEDTLIFIPLGIPILPLLIIRIVTAFVLTIVVAYIWKRSEQQKEKGVTIADG, from the coding sequence ATGGGGACGCTTCAGAATGGATTAAAGGCTGGGCTTCGGACGACATGGACGCTTGGGAAGATCATTTTTCCAATTACGGTACTTGTCGTCATATTGCAGCATACGCCTGTGTTGCCGTGGCTTATTAAACTTGTTGCACCGTTTATGGGGTTATTCGGTCTAAGCGGAGAAGCTGCGATTCCGTTAGTGCTTGGGAATGCACTCAATTTATATGCAGGAATAGCTGGCATTTTATCATTGGAATTGACTGTGAAGGAAGTATTCATAATTGCCGTCATGTTGTCATTTTCACATAATCTATTCATTGAAACAGGCGTTGCTTTGAAAGTCGGCGTGAAGTTATGGATTGTGCTTCTTGTGCGTTTTGGTCTTGCAGCTATGTCAGGGATTGTTATTAACCTGATGTGGAAAGGCGGAGGGGAGACAGCACATTACGGCATGGCGCCGAAAATTACGGATATACCGGATGGTTGGCTGGAAATCGGGTTGCTAGGTGTGCAGAAAGCGTCATTTGGCGTTCTGCAGCTAGCCTTAATCGTTATACCACTTATGATTATTGTACAGATTCTGAAAGACCGCAATTACTTGCAGAAGTTTTCAGAGAAACTGGCGCCCTTCACAAAAGTAATCGGTGTACAATCGAATACTTCGATGACACTTGTTGCCGGTCTGGTCATCGGACTCGCTTATGGGGCGGGCGTTATGATTCAGGCGGTGCAGGAAGACGGCGTGAGCAAAAAAGATGCGACTCTTGCATTCATATTCCTCGTTGCATGTCATGCAGTCATTGAAGACACACTAATCTTTATCCCGCTAGGCATTCCCATTCTGCCACTACTGATTATCCGTATCGTAACAGCATTCGTGCTGACAATTGTGGTCGCTTATATCTGGAAACGGTCTGAACAACAGAAAGAGAAGGGAGTTACGATTGCAGATGGTTAA